The following are encoded in a window of Mycoplasmopsis bovis PG45 genomic DNA:
- the ptsP gene encoding phosphoenolpyruvate--protein phosphotransferase — translation MHIKGIGASKGIAIAKAFKIEELPLEILNNSKGVEFETNLFDKAVKQIAEDIQHTIEVATTKEQKEIFGAHLLLAQDPVAAQDIKNAIKDDNKSAIYATNEYFSNMAAVFDSMDDSYMKERAADIRDILRKFLYFFHGIREPNLSAINKEVIIVAKDLSPSQTVQLDKKFVKGFVTNIGGTTSHTAIMARSMNIPSIVGTNNVLENVNNDDLIALDGSNGTLIINPTENELKEFQKLLDEYNTYLSEIKSLIGKPSVSSDNHKVEIAANIGSVKDVKLVLENDAEAIGLFRTEFLYMDNDHWPTEEEQFEAYKAVVQAMKGKKVVIRTLDIGGDKTLQYFKFPEELNPFLGYRAIRLCLDPKHRDIFMAQLRAIIRASEFGKVAIMFPMITCVNEFIEAKKIYLEAYEQVKLENNRIANVNEIEVGLMMETPAAAVLSDQFCKYADFVSIGTNDLIQYSMAADRMNESISYLYQPLNPSILRLVKYVIDGAHKYGKWAGMCGEMASDPDAVPILLGLGLDEFSVGAGSILKTRKNINSLSFKEMQSLAEKAIKCESEQEVKELLRKSITN, via the coding sequence ATGCACATCAAAGGGATTGGAGCGTCAAAAGGTATTGCGATTGCTAAAGCATTCAAAATTGAAGAGTTGCCTTTAGAGATATTGAATAACTCAAAAGGTGTTGAGTTTGAAACTAATTTGTTTGACAAAGCCGTCAAACAAATAGCAGAAGATATTCAACACACAATTGAAGTTGCTACAACAAAAGAACAAAAAGAAATTTTCGGAGCACATTTATTATTAGCTCAAGATCCAGTTGCTGCTCAAGATATTAAGAATGCTATTAAAGATGACAATAAGTCTGCAATATATGCAACTAATGAATATTTTAGTAATATGGCTGCTGTTTTTGATTCTATGGACGATTCTTATATGAAAGAAAGAGCAGCAGACATTAGGGATATATTAAGGAAGTTTTTATACTTTTTCCACGGTATAAGAGAACCTAATTTAAGTGCTATAAATAAAGAAGTTATCATTGTTGCAAAAGACCTAAGCCCCTCTCAAACAGTTCAATTGGACAAAAAGTTTGTAAAAGGTTTTGTAACAAATATTGGCGGAACAACTTCTCATACTGCTATTATGGCTAGAAGTATGAATATTCCTAGCATTGTTGGTACAAACAATGTTTTAGAGAATGTAAATAATGATGACTTAATTGCTCTCGATGGTTCAAATGGAACTTTGATTATTAATCCTACTGAGAACGAATTAAAAGAATTTCAAAAGTTATTAGATGAATATAATACTTATTTAAGCGAAATAAAATCATTAATAGGCAAGCCATCAGTTTCTAGTGATAATCATAAAGTTGAAATAGCAGCTAACATTGGCAGCGTCAAGGATGTTAAACTAGTTTTAGAAAATGATGCTGAGGCAATTGGACTTTTTAGAACAGAATTTCTTTATATGGACAATGATCACTGACCAACAGAGGAAGAACAATTTGAAGCATATAAAGCAGTTGTTCAAGCTATGAAAGGTAAGAAAGTTGTAATTAGAACACTCGATATTGGTGGGGATAAAACTCTACAATACTTTAAATTTCCTGAAGAACTTAATCCATTTTTAGGATACAGAGCCATTCGTTTGTGTCTAGATCCAAAGCATAGAGATATCTTTATGGCTCAGTTAAGAGCAATTATTAGAGCTAGTGAATTTGGTAAAGTAGCCATTATGTTTCCGATGATTACTTGTGTGAATGAGTTTATTGAAGCTAAGAAAATTTACTTAGAAGCCTATGAACAAGTTAAATTGGAAAACAACAGAATTGCTAATGTTAATGAAATTGAAGTTGGCTTAATGATGGAAACACCGGCTGCTGCTGTGTTATCTGATCAATTTTGCAAGTATGCAGACTTTGTGTCCATAGGAACAAATGATTTAATTCAATATTCAATGGCTGCTGATAGAATGAATGAAAGTATTTCATATCTTTATCAACCACTTAATCCATCAATTTTAAGGTTAGTCAAATATGTTATTGATGGCGCTCATAAATATGGCAAGTGAGCAGGAATGTGTGGCGAAATGGCAAGCGATCCAGATGCAGTTCCAATTTTATTAGGACTAGGTTTGGATGAATTCTCAGTCGGTGCGGGCAGTATTTTAAAAACAAGAAAGAACATTAATTCTCTCTCATTTAAGGAAATGCAATCATTAGCTGAGAAAGCAATAAAATGTGAAAGTGAACAAGAAGTTAAGGAACTTTTAAGAAAGTCAATTACAAATTAA
- a CDS encoding L-ribulose-5-phosphate 3-epimerase: MNLQNTEAKNRLVGIYEKAINNKFSLEEKILIAKEAGYDFMEFSVDESDERLNRINWSDEQIKEVQELLVKHRFNFNSMTLSGHRKYPFGSKNPETRKKAMDIMEKAIILAKKLGIRTVQLAGYDVYYEQGDDETRQFFIEGIKKAVRLASKYSVCLAFEIMDTRFMGTNTRALTYINMIDSPYLQIYPDLGNIYQWANKTDLYNEFEIVKNHLVAFHFKDTVPGKFRDTPFGSGTVDFPYMLNILKKLELNQPIMIEMWSLNKAEETKDEAVKYIADAYEFYNKQWELVGGDN; the protein is encoded by the coding sequence ATGAATTTGCAAAATACTGAAGCTAAGAATAGATTAGTTGGCATCTATGAAAAAGCCATAAACAACAAATTTTCTTTAGAAGAAAAAATACTAATTGCTAAAGAAGCAGGCTATGATTTTATGGAATTTTCTGTAGATGAAAGTGACGAAAGGCTTAACAGAATTAACTGAAGTGATGAACAAATAAAAGAAGTACAAGAGTTATTAGTTAAACATAGATTTAACTTTAACTCTATGACACTAAGCGGACACAGAAAATATCCTTTTGGTTCAAAAAATCCTGAAACAAGAAAAAAAGCAATGGATATTATGGAAAAAGCCATAATTCTTGCTAAAAAATTAGGGATAAGAACAGTGCAATTGGCAGGCTATGATGTTTATTATGAACAAGGCGATGATGAAACACGTCAATTCTTTATTGAAGGAATTAAAAAAGCCGTTAGACTTGCTTCGAAGTATTCAGTATGTTTAGCTTTTGAGATTATGGATACCCGTTTTATGGGCACAAATACTAGAGCACTTACATATATAAATATGATTGATAGTCCATATTTGCAAATATATCCTGATTTAGGTAATATTTACCAATGAGCCAATAAAACAGACTTATATAACGAGTTTGAGATTGTAAAAAATCATTTAGTTGCCTTTCATTTTAAAGACACAGTTCCTGGTAAATTTAGAGACACTCCATTTGGGAGCGGTACTGTAGACTTTCCATATATGTTAAATATATTAAAAAAGCTAGAGTTAAACCAACCCATAATGATCGAAATGTGATCGCTTAATAAAGCAGAAGAAACTAAAGATGAAGCAGTTAAATATATTGCCGATGCTTATGAGTTTTATAATAAACAGTGGGAATTAGTTGGCGGAGATAACTAA
- a CDS encoding PTS sugar transporter subunit IIB, which yields MKVLCLCGSGMGTSMIIKLKTEQAMRELGIQGTVEALGLGMGKSVANNFDVILCTNNFVSEVSNSKASVHGLKNVMDINEIKAAFQEALAKGIK from the coding sequence ATGAAAGTTTTATGCTTATGTGGTTCTGGAATGGGAACCAGTATGATTATTAAACTAAAAACAGAACAAGCAATGCGTGAATTAGGCATTCAAGGCACTGTTGAAGCTTTAGGGCTAGGTATGGGTAAATCTGTTGCCAATAATTTTGATGTTATTTTGTGCACCAATAACTTTGTTTCAGAAGTTTCTAATTCAAAAGCTTCTGTTCATGGCCTAAAAAATGTTATGGATATTAATGAAATTAAGGCCGCTTTTCAAGAAGCTTTAGCTAAAGGAATTAAATAA
- a CDS encoding lysylphosphatidylglycerol synthase transmembrane domain-containing protein: MSLNPIHDKWVKESSLSNNYSYSIWKSNSNKSIDRINDAFSGNIKAIGNKITADLEMGTIYLNEYTTVAIAKAFYNNFLSEKQNKKVFLSSDNSESSNLLLEVFASELKAQNVTIIRADNSSSIPVVYKSFIALKENCDTFVSFQNPLGNNKRAQILFNYSDGSAFSKSDMQKMISYIESVDYLNINLPTLDNNYHLSDAINEYIEQIHKRYAGNKFLSNMSIPFGIDVSRYLNRDFYVDNLKYFNLPFFAVNRAKNANFYYANRHNYLERVNWKGIGKGSKANFIINEEGTGLNFSIKHKSVFKYFKPDEIAAIYLNFLINDDPEFDKELPQNAFIAKNYFSGDLTRSIARENNIEVFEFVNRSNVWKYISENSDKNLIMAFTSSSEFVANNSLTNSFDANLFFLEMLRMINFYKHEKNQNLFEVLNDIYKKYNRHHLTIHTYEIELDGAVRFFERIKVASKFGSNLLITRVQKIENDNNIESNSLYKISFRNREYAYIHYNQQAKAITFYCNTIERSSEKNGETMMVVRNNEMLEGLLELKEENTISKFSVKSFLKYLAYSLFLIAIIIFLFYSVYNLKDEFGANSGGPSEVFRAFYKKLYVKNDIAEFARPTNAGYIARTSFVFLSFGAFIWSIFQALIFKRVITLQGDKIKWSDIFVGTIIGIVVQTITPKSIGGDIATYWYLRRRNIPRASLMSAIVVNSFIWQLGNIISTAIFVPIGISTFSNFFVSSNPSSITFIVMLVLGLIFDTGWTTILLVITLNKKLQRFSLKALIAIIEILPFVKSYDSFAIKAKFEYELFNINKCIRKTFKNPYYFFELILLKFVPSLLTFNAFQAQALNIVKPDVPHGYYWNLTIQSTMIRVANSISFTPGGTGTADYLYKVLIKESIQPTAYDGASAFANSSIMTALNTLGFVVIGTLVSAIILILVYIGEKRQDHYRKKNKNHKLLATNSSNRNIKTKSIYYKIVFPFILISLVALSLTFIFVN; the protein is encoded by the coding sequence ATGAGTTTAAACCCTATTCATGATAAATGAGTTAAAGAAAGTTCACTAAGTAATAATTATTCTTATAGTATTTGAAAGTCTAATTCTAATAAATCAATAGATAGAATTAATGACGCTTTTTCTGGTAACATCAAAGCAATTGGTAACAAAATTACTGCTGATTTAGAAATGGGCACTATCTATTTGAATGAGTATACAACTGTTGCGATTGCAAAGGCTTTTTATAATAATTTTCTATCTGAAAAGCAAAACAAAAAAGTGTTTCTTTCTTCTGATAATTCCGAATCATCTAACTTGCTTTTAGAAGTTTTTGCGAGCGAGCTTAAAGCTCAAAATGTAACAATTATCAGAGCAGATAATTCATCTAGTATACCTGTTGTTTATAAGTCGTTTATAGCATTAAAGGAAAATTGCGATACTTTTGTTTCATTTCAAAATCCACTAGGCAATAATAAAAGAGCACAAATTTTATTTAATTATTCAGATGGTTCTGCCTTTTCTAAAAGTGATATGCAAAAAATGATTAGCTACATTGAGTCAGTTGATTATTTGAATATAAATTTACCCACATTAGACAACAATTATCACTTATCAGATGCAATTAATGAATACATTGAACAAATTCACAAAAGATATGCCGGCAATAAATTCTTAAGCAATATGTCAATTCCATTTGGAATTGATGTTTCTAGATATCTAAACAGAGATTTTTATGTTGATAATCTTAAGTACTTTAATTTGCCGTTTTTCGCTGTAAACAGGGCAAAAAACGCTAATTTCTACTATGCAAATCGCCATAATTATTTAGAAAGAGTTAACTGAAAAGGAATTGGAAAAGGTTCAAAAGCCAATTTCATTATTAATGAGGAAGGAACTGGACTTAATTTTTCTATAAAACATAAATCAGTGTTTAAATATTTTAAGCCTGACGAAATAGCGGCAATATATTTAAATTTTTTGATTAATGATGATCCTGAATTTGACAAAGAATTGCCTCAGAATGCTTTTATAGCAAAAAACTATTTTTCTGGAGACCTTACTAGAAGTATTGCACGCGAAAATAATATTGAAGTATTTGAATTTGTTAACAGATCTAATGTTTGAAAATATATATCTGAAAATTCTGATAAAAATTTAATAATGGCTTTTACTAGCAGTAGTGAATTTGTTGCTAACAATAGTCTTACAAACTCATTCGATGCTAACCTATTTTTTTTAGAGATGCTTAGAATGATTAATTTTTATAAGCATGAAAAAAACCAAAACCTTTTTGAGGTTTTGAATGATATTTATAAAAAATACAATAGGCATCATTTAACCATTCATACTTATGAAATAGAATTAGATGGCGCAGTAAGATTTTTTGAAAGAATTAAAGTAGCATCAAAATTTGGTTCTAATTTACTTATAACCAGAGTTCAAAAGATTGAAAATGACAATAATATTGAATCAAATTCACTATATAAAATTTCTTTTAGAAATCGTGAATATGCATATATTCACTATAATCAACAAGCTAAAGCCATCACTTTTTATTGCAACACCATTGAAAGAAGTAGCGAGAAAAATGGTGAAACGATGATGGTGGTAAGAAACAATGAAATGTTGGAAGGCTTGCTCGAGTTAAAAGAAGAAAACACTATAAGCAAATTTTCTGTCAAGTCCTTCTTGAAATATTTAGCCTACTCTTTATTTTTAATTGCTATTATAATTTTCCTTTTTTACTCTGTTTATAATCTTAAAGATGAATTTGGCGCAAATTCTGGTGGGCCTTCAGAAGTATTTAGAGCTTTTTATAAAAAGCTATATGTCAAGAATGATATTGCAGAATTTGCCCGGCCAACAAATGCTGGTTATATTGCTAGAACTTCATTTGTATTTCTTTCATTTGGTGCATTTATTTGATCTATTTTTCAAGCCCTGATTTTTAAACGGGTTATTACACTACAAGGTGACAAAATTAAGTGAAGCGACATTTTTGTAGGTACAATTATCGGAATTGTGGTACAAACCATCACACCTAAATCAATTGGCGGAGATATTGCTACATATTGATACTTAAGAAGGCGGAATATTCCTCGAGCTTCTTTAATGTCTGCAATTGTTGTTAACTCATTTATTTGACAACTTGGCAACATAATTTCAACAGCAATCTTTGTGCCAATTGGTATAAGTACTTTTTCAAATTTCTTTGTAAGTTCAAACCCTAGTTCGATCACTTTCATTGTTATGCTAGTACTAGGCTTAATTTTCGATACTGGCTGAACCACAATACTTTTAGTCATTACACTTAACAAAAAACTACAGAGATTTTCGCTTAAAGCATTAATTGCAATAATTGAAATTTTACCTTTTGTAAAGTCATATGATTCATTTGCAATTAAAGCAAAATTTGAATATGAACTATTTAACATTAATAAATGTATCAGAAAAACATTTAAAAATCCATATTACTTTTTTGAACTCATATTACTTAAGTTTGTGCCATCATTATTAACATTTAATGCATTTCAAGCTCAAGCTTTGAATATTGTTAAGCCTGATGTTCCGCACGGATACTACTGAAATCTTACAATTCAAAGCACAATGATTAGGGTTGCTAACTCAATTTCATTTACTCCGGGCGGAACTGGTACTGCTGACTATCTATACAAAGTCTTAATAAAAGAATCAATTCAACCAACTGCATATGATGGAGCTTCAGCCTTTGCTAATTCGTCAATAATGACTGCCTTAAACACTTTAGGCTTTGTTGTTATAGGCACACTTGTTTCAGCTATAATCTTAATTTTGGTATATATAGGCGAAAAAAGACAAGATCATTATCGCAAGAAGAACAAAAATCATAAATTATTAGCAACCAATTCATCTAACAGGAATATTAAAACAAAATCAATTTATTACAAAATTGTGTTCCCATTTATTTTGATTTCTTTAGTTGCTTTATCATTAACATTTATATTTGTTAATTAG
- a CDS encoding L-ribulose-5-phosphate 4-epimerase, with translation MNSIDKKYSEEIAKLKQEVYDANMLLVKYNLVIHTWGNVSGITKDRKYMVIKPSGVDYATLKPEDMVITDMENNVYDSKYKPSSDTPTHTLLYKNNPEIQGIVHTHSTNAVAFAQAGKDIPCFGTTHADNFYGPVPCARALSPEEINGAYEHNTGLVIIETFNNRKLDWKATSATLVKEHGPFVWSFKSPKDAVDLALTLEEIAKMAIKTLIISNNSAQEAQKALIEKHYYRKHGKNAYYGQK, from the coding sequence ATGAATTCAATTGACAAAAAATATAGTGAAGAAATTGCTAAGTTAAAGCAAGAAGTATATGATGCCAATATGCTTTTGGTAAAATATAACCTTGTTATTCATACATGGGGTAATGTATCTGGAATAACCAAAGACAGAAAGTACATGGTTATTAAGCCTAGTGGCGTAGATTATGCGACATTAAAGCCAGAAGATATGGTTATTACCGATATGGAAAACAATGTTTATGATTCGAAATATAAGCCTTCTAGTGATACACCAACACATACTCTTTTGTATAAAAACAACCCTGAAATTCAAGGAATTGTTCATACCCACAGTACAAATGCAGTAGCATTTGCTCAAGCTGGCAAAGATATTCCTTGCTTTGGAACAACTCATGCAGACAATTTTTATGGGCCTGTTCCTTGTGCTAGAGCGCTAAGTCCTGAAGAAATTAATGGCGCTTATGAACACAATACCGGTTTGGTTATTATTGAAACATTCAATAATAGAAAATTAGATTGAAAAGCAACTAGTGCAACATTAGTGAAAGAACACGGCCCTTTTGTGTGATCATTTAAGTCACCAAAAGATGCTGTTGACTTAGCACTAACGTTAGAAGAAATAGCCAAAATGGCAATTAAAACTTTAATAATTAGTAATAATAGTGCACAAGAAGCACAAAAGGCTTTGATTGAAAAGCACTATTACCGTAAACATGGTAAAAATGCCTATTATGGCCAAAAATAG
- a CDS encoding MurR/RpiR family transcriptional regulator encodes MKKNNVKRPILAENIYLTKSEKNILNFVNSFEDSEFNLSQAELAKLANSSEAAVSRFVRKYNFKDYRNFIASINVKISNFQRMYPIKYDEGKEPNPFSVIYSSYKYAIESIDEENVTDNCIKAAELINNSRNILIYGSGSSQRRSLDLVANLIKIGKSVVYNSDFHIFFPALANASSEDALIVFSNNLKSTESHFVISNAHKNGLKIIAITSKHDNKINKNLDVIIQYQKIQNDTLLVPVSSRVSQMLIGNILFEAIIYNNSENYNKLKKSSALIDEWSNIDKVHHKV; translated from the coding sequence ATGAAAAAAAATAATGTTAAAAGACCAATATTAGCTGAAAATATATACTTGACCAAAAGTGAAAAAAATATTTTGAACTTCGTAAACTCATTTGAAGATTCTGAATTCAACCTGTCACAAGCTGAATTAGCAAAATTAGCTAATTCTTCTGAAGCTGCTGTCAGTCGGTTTGTTAGAAAATATAACTTCAAAGACTACAGAAACTTCATAGCATCAATCAATGTAAAGATTTCTAATTTTCAACGTATGTATCCCATAAAATATGATGAAGGCAAAGAACCTAATCCTTTTAGTGTTATTTACTCATCATACAAATATGCCATTGAAAGTATTGATGAAGAAAATGTAACAGATAACTGCATTAAGGCCGCCGAATTAATTAATAATAGTAGAAATATATTAATTTATGGTTCAGGTTCTAGCCAGCGGAGAAGCCTAGATTTGGTGGCTAACTTGATAAAAATAGGAAAATCAGTGGTATATAACTCGGATTTCCACATCTTTTTTCCTGCTTTAGCTAATGCCAGTTCTGAGGATGCACTGATTGTTTTTTCAAACAATCTTAAGTCAACTGAATCACATTTTGTTATTTCAAATGCACATAAAAATGGTCTTAAAATAATTGCAATTACATCAAAACACGACAATAAAATCAACAAAAATCTTGATGTAATAATTCAGTATCAAAAAATTCAAAATGATACTTTATTAGTGCCAGTTAGTTCACGTGTTTCGCAAATGCTAATTGGTAATATATTGTTTGAAGCTATTATCTATAATAATAGCGAAAACTATAACAAGCTTAAGAAATCATCAGCGCTAATTGACGAATGATCTAATATTGATAAAGTTCACCATAAGGTTTAG
- a CDS encoding 3-keto-L-gulonate-6-phosphate decarboxylase UlaD, which yields MKPMLQIALDNLTIEDAIASAKKVEKYIDVIEVGTILIASEGKKAIKALKEAFPNKIIVADGKIADAGKVFGKMFFENGADFTTCICAAELPTITETMNIAKEFGSNKEVQIELTSNFTWEQANSWSKAGVPQVVWHRSRDSQASGVKWGQKDIDAVNKLSNMGFKVTITGGVALEDIKLFKDIPIYIFIAGRSLRDAENPELAAKAFKDEFAKYWS from the coding sequence ATGAAACCAATGCTACAAATTGCGCTTGATAATTTAACAATTGAAGATGCAATTGCAAGTGCAAAAAAAGTTGAAAAATATATTGATGTTATAGAAGTTGGAACCATATTAATAGCTTCAGAGGGCAAAAAAGCTATTAAAGCGCTTAAAGAAGCTTTTCCAAATAAAATTATCGTTGCTGATGGAAAAATTGCTGATGCAGGTAAAGTTTTTGGGAAAATGTTTTTCGAAAATGGTGCTGATTTTACAACCTGTATCTGTGCTGCTGAATTGCCAACTATTACTGAAACAATGAATATTGCAAAAGAGTTTGGCAGCAACAAGGAAGTTCAAATCGAATTAACTTCAAATTTTACTTGAGAACAAGCCAATTCCTGATCAAAAGCAGGCGTACCCCAAGTTGTATGACACCGTTCTAGAGATAGCCAAGCTAGTGGCGTTAAATGAGGACAAAAAGACATTGATGCAGTTAACAAACTTTCAAATATGGGCTTCAAAGTAACTATAACTGGTGGCGTTGCATTAGAAGATATTAAGCTTTTCAAAGATATTCCAATTTATATTTTTATCGCAGGACGTTCATTGCGTGATGCAGAAAATCCTGAGCTAGCTGCAAAGGCCTTTAAAGATGAATTTGCAAAATACTGAAGCTAA
- a CDS encoding MPN499 family protein — MENKLRTYRVNYVNDAYWYQPSIWTFSRRSWASYPFRQIEDLVDKLELKYYPGGIIDLNKDPRFSVFNSIQKHLKTGISVNPSTLKDKDNYLVYEVDENIRIILDDKSLKYLAKGLIFCTPLSYFKAIKEKEELTENQVLEFLYSKGFFEISKADK; from the coding sequence ATGGAAAATAAATTAAGGACTTATAGAGTTAATTATGTAAATGATGCATATTGATATCAACCATCAATATGAACTTTTTCTAGACGTTCATGGGCTTCATATCCTTTTAGACAAATTGAAGACTTAGTAGACAAATTAGAACTTAAATACTATCCTGGCGGAATAATAGATCTTAATAAGGATCCAAGATTTTCTGTATTTAATTCAATCCAAAAACACTTAAAAACAGGCATATCTGTTAATCCAAGCACTTTAAAAGATAAAGATAACTACCTAGTATATGAAGTTGATGAAAATATAAGAATCATATTAGATGATAAGTCTTTAAAATATTTAGCAAAAGGATTAATATTTTGCACACCATTGTCCTATTTTAAAGCTATAAAAGAAAAAGAAGAGTTAACAGAAAATCAAGTTTTAGAGTTTCTTTATTCAAAAGGATTTTTTGAAATTTCTAAGGCTGATAAATAA
- a CDS encoding PTS sugar transporter subunit IIA, with protein sequence MADKLNLLDNLIANDSIIVGYEAKDYKDAIHKSCEPLVNKGIINFNYYDSILKSTEAHGPYYILVDGIAMPHASATENSVFSNGFSLLTLKKPITFANDPREVKIVMTLAAKDGETHTAVAIPQIIAVFEDPNNIDKIASAKSKEEVIEIIKSVDYTKYMSN encoded by the coding sequence ATGGCAGATAAGCTAAATTTATTAGACAATTTAATTGCTAATGATTCAATTATTGTTGGCTATGAAGCCAAAGACTACAAAGATGCAATTCATAAGTCATGCGAACCTTTAGTTAATAAAGGAATCATTAACTTTAATTATTATGATTCTATTTTAAAATCAACTGAAGCTCATGGACCATATTATATTTTAGTTGATGGCATTGCTATGCCACATGCATCTGCAACTGAAAATAGTGTTTTTTCAAATGGTTTTAGCTTGCTTACTCTTAAAAAACCTATTACTTTTGCAAATGACCCTAGGGAAGTAAAAATTGTTATGACACTAGCTGCTAAAGATGGTGAAACTCATACTGCAGTTGCTATTCCGCAAATTATTGCTGTATTTGAAGATCCTAACAACATCGACAAAATTGCTAGTGCCAAAAGTAAAGAAGAAGTCATTGAAATTATTAAGAGTGTTGACTATACAAAATACATGAGTAATTAG